A window of the Pangasianodon hypophthalmus isolate fPanHyp1 chromosome 12, fPanHyp1.pri, whole genome shotgun sequence genome harbors these coding sequences:
- the tmem235b gene encoding transmembrane protein 235 → MRVGFGSVVLGAGLSAILSFSFLALAIGTEYWYIIEDKRTNHTAPEHVHSGLWGVGNDEQPFTGEPPRFSESEKHMQSMHNVIAVLLPLSLVLLVFGGICGMASSLAQSRLLLMGTASYFLLCSVLTLSGVSLYISYSQKALEEAEMRIGLEQMAMVHTSFGWSMGLAWLSFILEVITGLLLLLAAWMVQLAQYQETVAPI, encoded by the exons ATGAGAGTTGGATTTGGCTCTGTGGTTCTTGGCGCTGGATTAAGCGCGATTCTCAGCTTCAGCTTTCTGGCGCTCGCCATCGGAACCGAGTACTGGTACATTATAGAGGATAAACGCACGAACCACACAGCCCCAGAGCACGTGCATTCTGGACTGTGGGGAGTGGGAAACG ATGAACAGCCCTTTACAGGAGAGCCACCAAggttttcagaatcagaaaagcACATGCAGA GTATGCATAATGTGATTGCTGTCCTGCTGCCTCTCAGTCTGGTGCTCTTAGTGTTTGGAGGAATATGTGGTATGGCCAGCTCTCTGGCCCAGAGTAGACTTCTCCTCATGGGAACTGCATCCTATTTTCTTCTTTGCA gcGTTCTCACTCTCTCTGGTGTAAGTCTGTACATCAGTTATTCCCAAAAAGCTCTGGAGGAGGCAGAGATGAGGATCGGGTTGGAGCAGATGGCCATGGTTCACACGTCCTTCGGCTGGTCAATGGGCTTGGCCTGGCTCTCCTTCATCCTGGAAGTGATAACCGGTCTTCTCCTGCTGCTTGCTGCCTGGATGGTCCAATTAGCCCAGTACCAGGAGACTGTGGCCCCTATATAA